A stretch of the Aerosakkonema funiforme FACHB-1375 genome encodes the following:
- a CDS encoding acyltransferase family protein, which translates to MQTVSQEYHRLSQILPAIKGLGILMVLIYHLWGYSKGFFSFPEIITQTNASSFGSIVNSILYFFCLLGQQGVHLFIIASGFGLTASWWRKYGSEAQQDREFSSGNFWKHRLARIFPLYWLAHALALLLLWIEPRWVPFGTGNISNWGAIKVGVALIASLTTLRNFLFEYYYFLNGAWWYIGLAVQLYLVFPVLIWVGKRWGWSILLAGTLLVTLVYRATIVALPLEEMATDVLIRGAIFVPRVFEFAFGMILAIALLEPRISTVEPCLNWSKNLLLSSRWIWLTGLIWAIGVAFYWTSAEGWMVLRIASDQLIGVGEFCFIFQILSFLPFKKWLNIIGDYSYGIYLTHSNTYIAFWILLAKVPSYWLRFCLVSALSCLFGGLFELGCNWVYKNKIKA; encoded by the coding sequence ATGCAAACAGTTTCTCAAGAATATCATCGTCTCAGTCAAATACTGCCTGCTATCAAAGGGCTAGGAATATTGATGGTATTAATTTACCATCTTTGGGGATATAGCAAAGGCTTTTTTAGTTTTCCTGAAATCATTACACAAACGAATGCTTCTAGCTTTGGGAGCATAGTTAACAGTATACTGTACTTTTTTTGTCTTCTGGGACAGCAAGGAGTTCATCTTTTTATCATAGCCAGTGGATTTGGATTAACGGCGTCTTGGTGGCGAAAGTATGGATCTGAGGCGCAACAGGATAGAGAGTTTTCGAGCGGAAATTTTTGGAAACACAGATTGGCGAGAATTTTCCCATTATACTGGCTAGCTCATGCTTTGGCTTTGCTGTTATTGTGGATTGAACCAAGGTGGGTGCCGTTTGGAACTGGTAATATATCTAACTGGGGTGCAATTAAAGTAGGAGTCGCTCTCATCGCCAGTCTCACAACGCTGCGGAATTTTTTGTTTGAATATTACTATTTTCTGAATGGTGCTTGGTGGTACATTGGTCTGGCAGTTCAGTTGTACTTAGTTTTTCCCGTGCTAATTTGGGTAGGTAAACGGTGGGGATGGTCAATTTTACTAGCTGGAACACTGCTGGTTACTTTGGTATATCGAGCAACGATTGTTGCTCTTCCCCTGGAGGAGATGGCAACTGATGTATTAATTAGAGGGGCGATTTTTGTACCCCGCGTGTTTGAGTTTGCTTTCGGTATGATTTTAGCGATCGCACTACTAGAACCGAGAATTTCCACAGTAGAACCTTGTTTGAACTGGAGCAAAAATTTATTGCTGTCATCCCGTTGGATATGGTTGACTGGGTTAATTTGGGCGATCGGTGTTGCTTTTTACTGGACTTCTGCGGAAGGTTGGATGGTGCTGAGAATTGCTTCCGATCAGCTAATTGGAGTGGGCGAATTTTGCTTTATTTTTCAGATTTTAAGCTTCTTACCGTTCAAAAAATGGTTGAATATAATTGGAGACTACTCGTATGGAATTTATCTTACCCACAGCAATACTTATATAGCTTTTTGGATTTTATTGGCCAAAGTTCCTTCCTACTGGCTGCGTTTTTGCCTAGTTAGTGCCCTTAGTTGTTTGTTTGGTGGGTTGTTTGAACTAGGTTGCAACTGGGTATACAAAAACAAAATTAAAGCCTAA
- a CDS encoding glycosyltransferase family 39 protein: MKKQSNNKRFHDSLRILIIILLIIGVFFRFVNLDRKVYWDDETTTSLRISGYTTADLSAQVFNGRVISIEDLQKYQRPNPEKGLSDAIKSLAVEDPHHPPLYYIMVRFWVQWFGSSVAVTRSLSALISLLVFPCIYWLCLELFESPLVGWMAILLIAVSPFHVLYAQEAREYSLWTATILLSSAALLRAIRVSQQNNGKGAKLSWAIYAVALVLALYSGLFSAFVLIAHGIYVVANERFRLNKTVIAFLIASVFGLIGFVPWLIVIINSSSNLREGTEWLTQRLDFLSLVLKWNHHIVRIFIDFNLDNLDLYLAIPILILVGYSIYFLCRNTPSKVWLFVLTSIALPALALILPDLILGGRRSAVERYLIPCYLGIHLAVAFLLATKITSFSAKIQRQKLWQLVAIVLISTGVFSCAVSSQADVWWNKGPATIYLKIVPIVNQATKPLLIGNIYELLPGRHLALSYLLDPKVQLLFVTKKNIPKIKIPDGFSDVFLLDPFRELKERIEKIEKRKLEPAYTGQTKAWLWRVLK; this comes from the coding sequence ATGAAAAAGCAATCAAATAATAAGCGGTTTCATGATTCATTGCGAATATTGATTATTATCCTGTTGATAATAGGAGTATTCTTTCGATTCGTCAATCTCGATCGGAAAGTCTACTGGGACGATGAAACCACAACTTCCTTGCGTATTTCTGGATACACAACAGCAGACTTGTCGGCACAAGTCTTTAATGGTCGCGTAATTAGTATTGAAGATTTGCAGAAGTATCAGCGTCCCAATCCTGAAAAAGGTTTAAGCGACGCCATTAAATCTCTCGCAGTAGAAGACCCTCACCATCCGCCACTCTATTACATAATGGTAAGATTTTGGGTGCAATGGTTTGGTAGTTCGGTAGCAGTCACGAGAAGCTTGTCTGCTTTGATTAGCTTGCTTGTTTTTCCTTGCATTTATTGGCTGTGTCTAGAATTATTTGAATCGCCACTGGTAGGATGGATGGCTATTTTACTGATTGCAGTATCCCCATTCCATGTGCTGTATGCCCAAGAAGCGCGGGAGTATAGTTTGTGGACGGCGACAATCTTGCTATCCAGTGCGGCATTATTGCGAGCAATCCGCGTTTCTCAGCAGAATAATGGAAAAGGAGCAAAGCTCAGTTGGGCAATTTATGCAGTAGCTTTGGTGTTAGCGCTGTATTCCGGTTTGTTTTCTGCTTTTGTCTTAATTGCACATGGAATTTATGTAGTTGCTAACGAGCGTTTCCGTTTAAATAAGACAGTAATAGCCTTTTTAATCGCCTCTGTATTTGGATTAATAGGTTTTGTTCCTTGGTTGATAGTTATCATTAATAGTTCGTCTAATCTGCGTGAAGGAACTGAATGGCTAACCCAAAGATTAGACTTTTTAAGTTTAGTGTTAAAGTGGAATCATCACATTGTCCGAATTTTCATCGATTTCAACTTAGACAATTTAGATTTATATTTAGCCATTCCTATTTTAATATTGGTAGGATACTCAATTTATTTTCTTTGCCGTAATACCCCAAGCAAAGTTTGGTTGTTTGTCTTAACATCGATCGCACTACCAGCCCTAGCTTTAATTCTGCCAGATTTAATTTTGGGAGGGCGGCGGTCAGCCGTCGAGCGTTATCTCATCCCTTGTTACCTGGGTATTCACCTAGCTGTTGCTTTCCTACTCGCTACTAAAATTACCTCTTTCTCTGCCAAAATCCAGCGACAGAAGCTGTGGCAACTTGTTGCGATCGTGCTAATATCTACTGGTGTCTTCTCTTGTGCAGTCAGTTCTCAGGCAGACGTTTGGTGGAACAAAGGCCCTGCTACTATCTATCTAAAAATAGTTCCCATCGTTAATCAAGCTACAAAGCCACTTTTGATCGGCAATATCTACGAACTACTTCCAGGTAGGCACTTAGCTCTTAGTTATCTCCTCGATCCCAAAGTACAGCTTCTCTTTGTGACCAAAAAAAACATACCTAAAATTAAGATTCCCGATGGTTTTAGCGATGTATTCTTATTAGATCCTTTTCGGGAATTAAAAGAAAGAATCGAAAAAATAGAAAAGCGTAAACTAGAGCCTGCTTACACAGGACAAACAAAAGCTTGGCTCTGGCGTGTACTTAAATAA
- a CDS encoding glycosyltransferase family 2 protein, with amino-acid sequence MQPKYSLIVPIYNEEATIPEMYRRVAAIMSRLDDAVELILINDGSRDRSLQMIRDLHQQDERVCYLSFARNFGHQMAVTAGLNFARGQVIVILDADLQDPPELIPDMIEKWRQGYQVVYAQRTQRRRENWFKRFTAYAFYRLLKHLADVDIPTDTGDFCLLDRQVVDVLNAMPERNRYIRGLRSWVGFQQTAIRFERDPRFAGEVKYTFHKSLALAVNGLVSFSKVPLRLSTYVGLLSALMAIVMAFLVLYWRFFEPNSPLTGFASITVAIFFLGAVQLVSIGILGEYIGRIYEEVKGRPLYTMSEIGGFHEKPPSEVKKAIAFLK; translated from the coding sequence ATGCAACCAAAATATTCTTTGATCGTTCCCATATACAACGAAGAAGCAACAATTCCTGAAATGTACCGTCGGGTTGCTGCTATTATGAGTCGGCTAGACGATGCAGTTGAATTAATTTTAATCAACGACGGTAGTCGCGATCGCTCTCTACAGATGATCCGAGATCTTCATCAGCAAGACGAGCGGGTTTGCTACCTCAGCTTCGCTCGCAACTTCGGTCATCAAATGGCGGTAACAGCCGGTCTAAATTTTGCGCGGGGTCAAGTTATCGTCATCCTTGACGCCGATTTGCAAGACCCGCCAGAACTAATCCCAGACATGATCGAAAAGTGGCGTCAGGGTTATCAAGTAGTCTACGCTCAGCGAACTCAACGCCGTCGAGAAAATTGGTTCAAGCGCTTCACCGCCTACGCATTTTATCGCCTCCTCAAACATCTCGCTGATGTCGATATTCCCACAGATACGGGTGATTTTTGTTTGCTCGATCGGCAAGTAGTTGATGTACTCAATGCTATGCCAGAACGAAACCGCTATATCCGAGGACTGCGATCGTGGGTTGGTTTTCAACAAACAGCTATTCGCTTTGAGCGCGATCCGCGCTTTGCTGGAGAAGTCAAATATACTTTCCATAAATCACTTGCCTTAGCAGTGAATGGTTTAGTATCCTTCTCAAAAGTACCGCTACGACTCTCAACTTATGTCGGATTACTATCTGCTTTAATGGCAATAGTAATGGCTTTTTTAGTTCTATATTGGCGATTTTTTGAGCCTAATTCACCCTTAACTGGATTTGCATCTATCACAGTAGCAATTTTTTTCTTGGGCGCAGTACAACTTGTTAGTATCGGCATTTTAGGAGAGTATATTGGCCGCATTTATGAAGAAGTTAAAGGCAGACCCCTATACACCATGTCAGAAATTGGTGGTTTTCACGAAAAACCGCCAAGCGAAGTTAAAAAAGCAATTGCCTTCCTAAAATGA